From a single Xiphophorus maculatus strain JP 163 A chromosome 5, X_maculatus-5.0-male, whole genome shotgun sequence genomic region:
- the cdk2ap2 gene encoding cyclin-dependent kinase 2-associated protein 2, translating into MSYKPIAPAPSGSNHTPPGSSVPSPSLPSSSNFRPAFSDFGPPSMGFVQPVKVSQGSTYSELLSVIEEMSREIRPTYAGSKSAMERLKRGIIHARALVRECLAETERSART; encoded by the exons ATGAGTTATAAACCTATCGCTCCCGCTCCGTCTGGCTCCAACCATACACCGCCAG GGTCTTCAGTTCCCTCTCCATCACTCCCGTCGTCATCCAACTTTAGACCAGCTTTCAGTGACTTCGGTCCCCCCTCTATGGGCTTTGTTCAG CCTGTCAAAGTGTCCCAGGGATCCACCTACAGCGAGCTTCTGTCTGTCATCGAGGAGATGAGTCGTGAGATCAGGCCTACATACGCTGGCAGCAAGAGCGCAATGGAGAGGCTAAAGAGAG GTATAATCCACGCCCGTGCACTGGTCAGAGAGTGTCTCGCAGAAACCGAGAGAAGTGCCCGCACATAA